Within Amycolatopsis sp. FDAARGOS 1241, the genomic segment GCGCGATCGGCCGCGGCAGCAGGTACGCCGTCGCGCCGCCGGGCTGCGGGCCCCACGGCGCGGTCACGCCGGTGAGCACTCGCAGCGTGCGCTGCACGCGGTACTCGTGGCGGTCGCGTTCGCGTTCGGCGGACAGCGACGTCTCCACGAACCGCGTGCCGATCGCGTGGACCAGGTTGCCGGCGTCGCCGCCGAAGCGGAGCACCGTCGTGCCCGCGGGCAACGCGACCACGCGCTTGCCCCGGTAGAAGCTGAGCGGCGGCTCGCCGCGCATCGGCAGGATCGGCCAGTCGGCGGGCTGGTCGGATTCGTCGCCGCCGCGTGGCGGCAGCATCAGCAACGTGCCGAGCAGGAACCGCGCGGCCTCGGCGATGCGCGCGAACGCGACGGGCTCGGCGTCCGGCGGGCACGAGACCTCCCAGCCGTTCTCGGCTCGGCGCAGCGTCCACACGCCGTCGGCCGGCACCTCGTTCGCGCCGATCCGGTACGCGCTTGCGGGCACGCCCTGCTCGTCGAGACGCTGCTGCAGCAGCTTCAGCGTTTCGGCGGCGTGCAGGCCCCGGCCGAGGTCGCCGTCGCGGATCGCGCGGGCCAGGCGGCTCTCGTCGGGGAGCTCGCCCTCCGAGCGCGGCGGGCGCGGGGTTCCGAGCACCTCGGCCTCCGCCGTCGCACGCACGAGCTCCCGCACGAACGGCGGCCGGAACCCCGCCGCGCGGATGTGGTCCACGAGCTCCGGCTCCGGCGGCACGCCGTACTTGCGCAGGTAGTGCGGCACGGCGGCGGGCCAGATCCAGGCGCCGTCGGTGTGGAAGGCCTGCGGTACGTCGGGCGGCGCGCCGGGCGTGAAGATGTCGTGCTGTGGTTGCGGCCGGTGCAGCACGACGGGCGCGCGGAACAGGTAGTCGAGCACGCCGCGCACCTGGTCCGGCGGCACCGGCGGCCGGTTGACCACGGGCCGTTCGTTCTCGTTGTGGGCGTCG encodes:
- a CDS encoding TNT domain-containing protein, translated to MRYRVEAGDRPDGLYATLDDRTFAAQRSTTDGTLLLSVLPDEETPDGFDREHEGRPARVVPATEVPATFTLSTYCEFDDELFEVAPGEQKELTLRWTQHDRVRAQQLGLAEFSTTVDAKRVTGLWQVRRDQGEPRPDFDADPGTLLRAIGRTLRAVPGGWTRVAAQFRQVGDYAELEVRAVGDENGPVSVALPAPPKLSALFAQLRAAMYEPDTGTWFQGTFTLDTESQFDFDFDAEREPTWRVAPNDGGRPAQSYAVELANHPRPPKQVPDWLAAKAGRPLELAFRHARVVDAHNENERPVVNRPPVPPDQVRGVLDYLFRAPVVLHRPQPQHDIFTPGAPPDVPQAFHTDGAWIWPAAVPHYLRKYGVPPEPELVDHIRAAGFRPPFVRELVRATAEAEVLGTPRPPRSEGELPDESRLARAIRDGDLGRGLHAAETLKLLQQRLDEQGVPASAYRIGANEVPADGVWTLRRAENGWEVSCPPDAEPVAFARIAEAARFLLGTLLMLPPRGGDESDQPADWPILPMRGEPPLSFYRGKRVVALPAGTTVLRFGGDAGNLVHAIGTRFVETSLSAERERDRHEYRVQRTLRVLTGVTAPWGPQPGGATAYLLPRPIAQHVEAGWLALV